A region of Dioscorea cayenensis subsp. rotundata cultivar TDr96_F1 chromosome 5, TDr96_F1_v2_PseudoChromosome.rev07_lg8_w22 25.fasta, whole genome shotgun sequence DNA encodes the following proteins:
- the LOC120261387 gene encoding probable calcium-binding protein CML21: MGGVLGKSESPRHSLPETKLEAKMVAAVRKRASQGCAMKSFNSIILKFPKIDESFTNCKTIFKQFDEDANGAIDHEELKRCFNKLEVSCTEEEFNDLFEACDINENMGIKFNEFIVLLCLVYLLKVPEPSHAKSRIGLPHIESTFETLVDAFVFLDKNKDGYVSKTEMIQAINETSSGERSSGRIAMKRFEEMDWDRNGTVTFKEFLFAFTSWVGIDDNEEEEEEEEEEAGDK, translated from the exons atgggTGGAGTATTGGGAAAGAGTGAATCACCAAGGCATAGTTTGCCAGAAACAAAGCTGGAGGCTAAGATGGTTGCAGCTGTGAGAAAAAGGGCATCACAAGGATGTGCAATGAAATCATTCAATAGCATCATCTTGAAATTTCCCAAGATTGATGAAAGTTTTACAAATTGCAAGACTATTTTCAAGCAATTTG aTGAGGATGCAAATGGGGCAATTGATCATGAAGAATTAAAGCGATGTTTCAATAAACTGGAAGTATCTTGTACAGAGGAAGAGTTCAATGATCTGTTTGAGGCCTGTGACATCAATGAGAATATGGGCATCAAATTTAATGAGTTCATAGTTCTTCTCTGCCTCGTTTATCTTCTTAAAGTGCCTGAACCTTCTCATGCA AAATCACGAATCGGGTTACCGCACATTGAGTCAACTTTTGAGACTTTGGTTGATGCTTTTGTTTTTCTGGACAAGAACAAGGATGGATATGTCAGCAAAACTGAGATGATTCAAGCCATAAACGAGACGAGTAGCGGTGAACGCTCTTCCGGACGCATAGCCATGAAAAGATTTG AAGAGATGGACTGGGATAGAAATGGAACTGTGACTTTCAAAGAGTTTCTGTTTGCATTCACAAGTTGGGTTGGAATagatgacaatgaagaagaagaagaagaagaagaagaagaagctggtGATAAGTGA
- the LOC120261388 gene encoding myb family transcription factor PHL7: protein MYQSKPISSLNSAHSSLMPHDQHLEMGGNSLGPDNGLNNSNSNVSSRQRLRWTHELHERFVDAVTQLGGPDRATPKGVLRVMGVQGLTIYHVKSHLQKYRLAKYIPDSSSDGVKAEKKDSGDILSGLENSSGMQITEAIKLQMEVQKRLHEQLEVQRQLQLRIEAQGKYLKKIIEEQQRLSGVLADAPGLSIRDPSSGDRCQDSDKTDPSTPAPTSESPLPDKATSDPGGASTLFKSLSHDESFSSRREPLTPDSGGRNASPSNSPNHNRPTKRQRATTGSEPTKPELVLAHHIFESSSASDFLQPCSIYSSGTSAGDDDRFANASGSDI from the exons ATGTATCAATCAAAGCCTATTTCTAGCTTGAATTCGGCACACAGTAGCTTGATGCCTCATGATCAGCACCTAGAAATGGGTGGAAATAGCTTGGGTCCTGATAATGGATTGAACAACTCTAATTCTAATGTGTCCTCAAGGCAACGCTTGCGATGGACACATGAGCTTCATGAACGATTTGTGGATGCTGTGACACAACTTGGTGGGCCAGACA GAGCCACCCCTAAAGGTGTCCTTAGAGTCATGGGTGTACAAGGTCTGACTATATACCATGTCAAAAGCCACTTGCAG AAGTATCGATTGGCAAAGTATATTCCAGATTCTTCATCTGATG GTGTAAAAGCTGAAAAGAAAGATTCAGGAGACATCCTTTCAGGCCTTGAGAACTCTTC GGGTATGCAAATTACTGAGGCAATTAAGTTGCAAATGGAAGTGCAAAAACGACTTCATGAACAGTTAGAG GTCCAAAGGCAGTTGCAACTAAGGATTGAAGCTCAAGGCAAATATCTGAAGAAAATCATCGAGGAGCAGCAGAGGCTAAGTGGCGTGCTTGCTGATGCACCTGGCCTTAGTATCCGCGATCCCAGTTCTGGTGATCGATGCCAGGACTCAGACAAGACTGACCCATCAACTCCTGCTCCAACGTCAGAATCTCCACTTCCCGACAAGGCTACAAGTGACCCCGGAGGTGCAAGTACCCTATTCAAGTCCCTTTCTCACGACGAGTCTTTCTCCTCCCGTCGTGAGCCGCTAACACCAGATTCCGGTGGCCGCAATGCATCTCCGTCCAACAGCCCAAACCACAACAGGCCAACCAAGAGACAACGAGCAACTACCGGCTCCGAGCCAACTAAACCAGAGTTGGTACTAGCACACCACATATTTGAATCAAGTTCAGCCTCGGATTTCCTCCAACCATGCTCGATATACTCATCAGGAACATCGGCTGGTGATGATGATCGGTTTGCCAATGCTTCAGGTAGTGATATATGA